In Bacteriovorax stolpii, a single genomic region encodes these proteins:
- a CDS encoding tetratricopeptide repeat protein, whose translation MLKKALCLTLTTLAVASCSSNQLKDQTVEEKKAEVYYGRGTEDLISKNYAQALTYLTQARDLNPKDSQIRNNLGMAYYFREQPVLAENELKEAISLDPKNSDARINLGSLYMEKNRLKEAREQFERVEKDLTFNNQFRNYYNLGILSLKEGDRRSAFEYLAKSVKEREDYCAAHYKLGEMYAEEYRFSQALEAFKNAGKGTCVKEPAPYYQQALTLINLNKPAEAKRKLIEITDKFPSTRFSSMAVAQLRKLESMPEGQSSTRASQTEVIKESRAVETPNF comes from the coding sequence ATGCTAAAAAAAGCGTTATGTTTAACTCTTACTACACTTGCCGTTGCTTCTTGTTCAAGCAATCAACTAAAAGACCAGACAGTTGAAGAAAAGAAGGCCGAAGTTTATTACGGTCGAGGCACGGAAGATTTAATTTCTAAAAACTACGCACAGGCCCTTACTTACCTGACACAGGCCAGAGACTTAAACCCAAAAGATTCACAAATCAGAAACAATCTTGGGATGGCCTATTATTTCAGAGAGCAGCCAGTTCTGGCCGAGAATGAATTAAAGGAAGCTATCAGCCTTGATCCAAAAAACAGCGATGCCAGAATCAACCTTGGCTCACTGTATATGGAAAAAAACAGATTAAAAGAAGCGCGTGAACAATTCGAGCGTGTGGAAAAAGACCTGACTTTCAACAATCAGTTCAGAAACTACTACAACCTGGGAATCCTCTCATTAAAAGAAGGCGACAGGCGCTCTGCTTTCGAGTATCTTGCAAAATCAGTGAAAGAAAGAGAAGACTACTGTGCCGCTCACTATAAACTGGGAGAAATGTACGCAGAAGAATACCGCTTCTCTCAAGCGCTTGAGGCATTTAAAAACGCCGGAAAAGGGACTTGTGTAAAAGAACCTGCTCCGTACTATCAACAAGCTCTAACACTTATCAATTTAAATAAACCAGCAGAAGCCAAAAGAAAGTTAATCGAAATTACAGACAAGTTTCCATCAACTCGTTTTAGCTCGATGGCCGTTGCTCAACTTCGCAAGCTGGAAAGTATGCCGGAAGGCCAATCATCAACCAGAGCTTCTCAGACTGAAGTGATTAAAGAATCACGTGCAGTCGAGACTCCGAACTTTTAA
- a CDS encoding class I SAM-dependent RNA methyltransferase: protein MKNEFEIQHIDPIGQGVSKQEGSVTFIKKTLPGEIVTAEVFSSKKGVQFAKLCDVVTPAPDRIAPLCPHYNECNGCDFQHTSYEKELEYKKAALARHMYKFPEVPVTVHGAKRRLSYRNRIQLHYDKKKRQLGLLNYKNEIIPVPECKIIEPSVAYELRALYAADNWLKLVTKEPAKGHIELYSKDNHTGGHNVKVSVNYPYANGGFTQVNAEMNERLRVWIEKKAHEIIPPKAVVYDLFGGNGNLSVKFKNPTLVVDKYRTAPQPSAHQKFFSLDLYDKNAVRSLIALKKDGYPRPDWLIIDPPRSGLKNLQDFLNEFKPAGFIFIACEATSFTRDTLATLSNYDLQSVEIFDLFPSTQHFETIGIFTRRA, encoded by the coding sequence ATGAAAAACGAGTTCGAAATCCAGCATATTGATCCTATTGGGCAAGGCGTTTCTAAACAAGAAGGCAGTGTAACCTTCATCAAAAAAACTTTGCCAGGCGAAATTGTCACTGCGGAAGTGTTCTCTTCGAAAAAAGGGGTTCAATTTGCCAAACTTTGCGACGTTGTCACTCCTGCACCGGATAGAATTGCACCACTATGCCCGCACTACAACGAGTGCAACGGCTGCGATTTCCAGCACACTAGTTACGAAAAGGAACTTGAATACAAAAAAGCTGCGCTTGCCCGCCACATGTACAAATTCCCGGAAGTCCCAGTAACTGTTCACGGTGCAAAAAGAAGACTTTCATACAGAAACCGCATCCAGCTTCACTACGATAAAAAGAAGAGACAGCTCGGACTTTTAAACTATAAAAACGAAATCATCCCAGTTCCTGAATGTAAGATTATCGAGCCAAGTGTCGCTTATGAACTTCGCGCTCTTTATGCTGCCGACAATTGGCTAAAACTAGTGACAAAAGAGCCGGCCAAGGGCCATATCGAGCTTTACTCAAAAGACAACCACACTGGCGGACACAACGTAAAAGTGTCAGTGAATTATCCATATGCTAATGGCGGTTTCACTCAGGTAAACGCAGAAATGAATGAGCGCCTTCGCGTTTGGATCGAAAAAAAGGCCCATGAAATCATTCCTCCAAAAGCCGTCGTGTACGATCTTTTCGGCGGAAACGGGAACCTTAGCGTGAAGTTTAAAAACCCAACTCTAGTTGTGGATAAATACCGTACAGCTCCTCAACCTTCGGCCCATCAGAAGTTCTTTTCTCTCGATTTATACGACAAAAACGCTGTAAGAAGCCTCATCGCTCTTAAAAAAGACGGTTACCCTCGCCCTGACTGGTTAATTATTGACCCACCTCGTTCGGGATTAAAAAATCTTCAGGATTTTTTAAATGAATTTAAACCAGCTGGATTTATCTTCATCGCCTGCGAAGCGACCAGTTTCACTCGAGACACGCTGGCGACTTTGAGCAACTACGATCTTCAGAGTGTGGAAATATTCGACCTTTTCCCTTCTACCCAGCATTTTGAAACAATCGGCATATTTACAAGAAGAGCATAG
- the lepA gene encoding translation elongation factor 4, with translation MDQKFIRNFSIIAHIDHGKSTLADRIMEATNAVSNREKKDRLLDNMDLERERGITIKAQAVRIPYKAQDGNTYYFNLIDTPGHVDFSYEVSRSLASCDGALLVVDASQGVEAQTLANVYMAIDNDLEILPVINKIDLPHADAPRVKKEVEDIIGIDTSEACEVSAKSGIGIDALLEQIVKKIPAPTGKSTNPLQALIFDSWFDVYQGVVILVRVVEGTLKKREKIFLKAGGQEYEVLKLAVNSPFFTELDELTAGEVGMVICGIKTIRDVHIGDTVVHANKKETPNLAGYVEVKPMVFCGIFPVESTDYENLKEALEKLALNDASFTYEPESSAALGFGFRCGFLGLLHMNIIQERLEREFGLALISTAPSVSYKVLKNNGEEIMISNPSEMPEPGEIQSVSEPMVQLSIHVPNEYVGRMITLCEERRGIQTEIKYITEDRVQVIYDLPLSEMVFDFYDKLKGLTKGYASMDYEFRDYAEADLVKVDILLNGDKVDALSIICHRDNSFYKGRDLVQKLQKLIDRQQFDIAVQAAIGAKIVARETVKALRKNVLAKCYGGDVSRKRKLLEKQKEGKKRMKMVGSVEVPQEAFLAVLSTDE, from the coding sequence ATGGATCAAAAATTTATTCGCAATTTTTCTATCATTGCTCACATTGACCACGGGAAATCGACTCTCGCAGATCGTATTATGGAAGCAACAAACGCTGTCTCAAATCGTGAGAAGAAAGACCGTTTACTCGATAACATGGATCTAGAGCGCGAACGAGGAATTACCATTAAAGCCCAGGCTGTTCGTATCCCTTATAAGGCGCAGGATGGCAATACCTATTATTTTAATTTGATAGATACTCCGGGCCACGTAGACTTCTCATACGAAGTTTCGCGCTCTTTAGCTTCATGTGATGGAGCACTCCTAGTTGTAGACGCCTCTCAAGGGGTAGAGGCTCAGACTCTGGCCAACGTTTATATGGCCATCGACAACGACCTGGAAATCCTTCCGGTTATTAACAAAATTGATTTACCTCACGCCGACGCTCCAAGAGTGAAGAAGGAAGTTGAGGATATTATCGGAATCGATACCAGCGAAGCTTGTGAAGTTTCGGCAAAATCAGGAATTGGTATTGATGCTTTATTAGAGCAAATTGTTAAAAAGATTCCAGCTCCAACTGGAAAATCAACCAACCCACTTCAGGCACTGATTTTCGATTCATGGTTTGATGTTTATCAGGGTGTAGTTATTCTGGTGAGAGTGGTTGAAGGGACATTAAAAAAACGCGAGAAAATTTTCCTTAAGGCCGGAGGCCAGGAATACGAAGTTTTAAAATTGGCGGTGAACTCGCCATTTTTCACTGAGCTTGATGAATTAACGGCCGGTGAAGTAGGGATGGTAATTTGTGGGATTAAAACTATTCGTGACGTTCATATTGGCGACACTGTTGTTCATGCCAACAAAAAAGAGACTCCAAATCTCGCTGGATACGTTGAAGTCAAACCCATGGTTTTTTGTGGTATTTTTCCTGTTGAGTCTACTGATTATGAAAATCTAAAAGAAGCTCTGGAGAAACTTGCTCTTAACGATGCTTCTTTCACCTATGAGCCGGAGAGTTCTGCTGCCCTTGGTTTTGGTTTCCGTTGCGGATTCTTAGGACTTCTGCACATGAACATTATTCAGGAGAGACTTGAGCGCGAGTTTGGTCTGGCCCTGATTTCGACAGCTCCATCGGTGAGTTATAAAGTTTTAAAAAATAACGGCGAAGAAATCATGATCTCGAACCCGTCAGAGATGCCGGAGCCGGGAGAAATTCAATCTGTCAGTGAGCCAATGGTTCAATTGTCGATTCACGTTCCGAATGAATATGTAGGTCGTATGATCACTCTTTGCGAAGAAAGAAGAGGGATTCAAACTGAGATTAAATACATTACTGAAGACCGCGTTCAGGTTATTTACGACCTGCCACTTTCGGAAATGGTTTTTGATTTTTACGATAAGCTAAAAGGTTTAACTAAAGGGTACGCTTCGATGGACTATGAGTTCAGAGATTACGCAGAGGCCGACTTAGTTAAAGTTGATATTTTATTGAATGGAGACAAGGTTGATGCCCTGTCGATTATTTGTCACCGCGACAATTCTTTCTATAAAGGCCGTGACCTTGTGCAAAAACTTCAAAAATTAATCGATCGCCAACAATTTGATATTGCGGTACAAGCCGCAATTGGTGCTAAAATAGTTGCAAGAGAAACAGTCAAGGCCCTGCGTAAGAACGTACTTGCCAAGTGTTATGGTGGTGACGTCTCACGTAAGCGCAAACTTCTAGAAAAACAAAAAGAAGGAAAGAAGCGCATGAAAATGGTAGGATCTGTAGAGGTTCCGCAAGAGGCGTTCCTCGCTGTTCTTTCGACTGATGAATAA
- a CDS encoding SPFH domain-containing protein: MEPLLIVLLIFIAICLFDSLFIVNSQTAAIIERLGKYHVTAHEGLNFKLPFLDRIVIRRNLKIVQQDIEVETKTRDNVFVRTKVSVQYQIIRDKVHDSYYRLSDPIAQIESYIFDVVRSEIPKLSLDDVFVSKDTVALAVKESLEESMDDFGFMIIKTLITDIDPDEKVKQSMNEINAAERLRDAAMAKAEAEKIGIVMQAEAHAESKRLQGLGMANQRKEIASGLKASIEDLKQSGINNEEVLTILLITQHYDALEAMSKNSHSNTIMVPYSSSNVTGMRDQIQEAILTSVNSVKESQHR; encoded by the coding sequence GTGGAACCACTATTGATTGTACTTCTGATTTTTATCGCTATTTGCTTATTTGATTCATTGTTTATTGTTAACTCGCAGACGGCTGCTATTATCGAGCGTCTTGGGAAGTATCACGTCACAGCTCACGAAGGTCTGAACTTCAAGCTGCCTTTTCTCGACAGAATTGTTATCAGAAGAAATTTAAAAATTGTTCAACAGGATATCGAAGTTGAAACGAAAACTAGAGACAACGTATTCGTAAGAACAAAAGTCTCAGTTCAGTATCAGATCATCAGAGATAAGGTTCACGATTCATACTACCGTCTTTCTGATCCTATCGCGCAGATTGAAAGTTATATTTTTGACGTTGTTCGTTCTGAAATCCCTAAGCTTTCTCTTGATGATGTATTTGTCAGCAAAGATACAGTTGCCCTAGCAGTTAAAGAATCGCTTGAAGAATCAATGGATGATTTTGGTTTTATGATTATTAAAACTCTAATCACAGATATTGATCCGGATGAAAAAGTTAAGCAATCGATGAACGAAATCAACGCAGCTGAAAGATTAAGAGATGCAGCGATGGCCAAAGCTGAAGCTGAAAAGATTGGTATCGTTATGCAGGCCGAGGCTCACGCTGAAAGCAAGCGTCTTCAAGGTTTGGGGATGGCCAACCAAAGAAAAGAAATTGCTTCTGGTCTGAAAGCTTCTATTGAGGATTTGAAACAATCAGGAATCAACAACGAAGAGGTTCTGACTATCCTTCTGATTACTCAACACTATGATGCACTAGAGGCCATGAGTAAAAACTCTCACTCAAATACAATCATGGTTCCATACAGTTCAAGTAATGTAACGGGAATGAGAGACCAGATTCAGGAAGCCATTTTAACTTCGGTTAACTCGGTGAAAGAAAGCCAGCACAGATAA
- a CDS encoding lysylphosphatidylglycerol synthase transmembrane domain-containing protein, which translates to MKTTLKFFLAFALCYWLFKNGQLDFSLVTKTLNSGYLWVFAITLLVARLFIANIRCQILLETKSENKISFSKLFAFNAIGNFFSVILPGSSAGDVIKFFYFRNLDKSLSATTVASIIALDRFVGLLGLLGIGIFICCFQYQSIMALNPALLTFIIMNVVLFAGLGIFIVVIFSNLINREKLVSKLTHYLARWPKVLGPLIDMLSIRLSFKPFFYTFMLSVLNQLLLFICIWLLIKPFIPLETSVLNIFSILPIGMIGAALPITPAGLGVGHVLFENLFKMLQIDHGASLFNLFFIANTLVNLTGVIPYLFVKSELKDRQETP; encoded by the coding sequence ATGAAAACCACCCTCAAATTCTTCCTGGCCTTCGCCTTATGCTATTGGCTTTTTAAGAATGGTCAGCTGGATTTCTCTCTCGTAACAAAGACCTTGAATAGTGGTTATTTATGGGTTTTCGCAATAACCTTACTGGTTGCTCGATTATTTATCGCCAACATCCGCTGCCAGATTCTCCTGGAAACAAAAAGTGAAAACAAAATATCTTTTTCCAAGCTCTTTGCGTTTAATGCGATTGGTAATTTCTTTTCAGTGATTCTTCCGGGCTCTAGTGCCGGAGATGTCATAAAGTTTTTCTATTTTAGAAACCTGGATAAAAGTCTCTCGGCCACAACCGTAGCTTCCATTATCGCCCTCGATCGTTTTGTAGGACTTCTTGGTCTATTGGGGATTGGGATTTTTATTTGCTGTTTTCAATACCAAAGCATCATGGCACTCAACCCTGCGCTCTTAACTTTCATTATCATGAACGTCGTTCTCTTTGCCGGGTTAGGGATTTTTATTGTCGTCATCTTCAGCAATCTGATCAACAGAGAGAAGTTGGTTTCTAAGCTCACTCATTACCTCGCCAGATGGCCTAAAGTCCTGGGCCCTTTAATAGATATGCTTTCCATCCGCTTATCGTTTAAACCATTTTTTTACACCTTCATGCTGAGTGTACTTAATCAGTTGCTGCTCTTTATCTGCATCTGGCTTTTAATTAAGCCTTTTATTCCTCTGGAGACTTCAGTCTTAAATATCTTTAGCATTCTTCCCATCGGGATGATCGGCGCAGCTCTGCCCATTACGCCGGCAGGTCTGGGTGTTGGTCACGTGCTGTTTGAAAATTTATTTAAGATGCTGCAAATTGATCATGGCGCTTCATTGTTCAATTTATTTTTTATCGCCAATACGCTGGTGAATCTTACGGGAGTTATCCCCTACCTGTTCGTTAAGTCTGAACTTAAAGACAGGCAGGAGACACCTTAA